GACtaacaaatttttatttcatttttttatactatttgaATAATAGTTGGAGTTGAATTCGAATTTGAATAGAATTCAAGTTGTGTTTGGATTATGGAGTAAGTCAAGTTTATGTGTTACCTAAAGTGACTTAAACTTGGGGAGGCTTAGAAGCTATATTAAGTGTTGTAGGCCgtgataattattttattttttatttctatcgTAGCAATTTTCCGTATGCTGCCGTAATCTTTAGGCCAGTGGTGAAAATTATTGGGTGATCTTGGGTCTTCTCAATTTTAAAAACTAGTTCAAGGGGTGAGACTTTTCCTCACACTTATAACTGACCATCAGCCCCTTCCACAACTGATGTGGGAtaactcaacaatctccccctcataCATCGGGGTCTCTCTCAACACGGCACACTAGGGAAAATGTTAGTGAATCAGACTCTGATACCAGTGTTGGTGGTCTtaggccttctcaaccccaaaagttagttCAAGAGGTGAGACTTTCGTTCACAGTTAATAACTAACCACCGGCCTCttccacaaccaatgtgggataactcaacaaaaatatgTAGTCATATACaattaacaataacaataacaataaaccTTAAGTCCTACTAGTTGGGGTCgattatataaatcattttctgtCCATTCATCCGATCAATAGTGTAATCATATACAAAAATCTATATTCAACCATGAAAACTATTTActgatgtaatttttttttttttttttggcgtaCAATTTCGTGAAAAGGCAAAAGATGTTGTTTTCTAAGACATAACTacgaaaaattatgatttaactTCAATGCTAAAAAAttcttaaaataattataaatataaattaaaatgaaacaaaatttcaaaatgaaaagaaaattagGAAGAGCAATAGTTTAGAGAGCACACTGGAAAGAACATTCatttgtgatttttttaaaaaaagaaaaagctaAAATCTTAAATTAAAGTTAAGAAAATTAGGAGAGAGAAGTATACTTTATAAGGGGAaataaaagaatttaaatttttcattcaGTCTATTCGCGGACCTGTCCGGAAGCTAGACAGCCTTAAAGCGGCAACCAAACAGCCCCTATTAAATAGAGCGAGCGTTGGAATCGCCCGGAACACAGAAGCTGCCTCGCCCTATCCTTAAATCCGACCACTCTCCGCAGGTGTTCTGTGCTCCGGTCCGCGAAGATCTCAGATCTGAACAGGTACAATCTTCTACGtttatattttcttttgcatTAATCAACCGCTGATTTTTGACTTTCATTTTTCTGATTCTTTGTATTAATccattctttttgttttttcttttcggTAAAAATCTGCTTGACAAAATTTCTAGGTTTTGTCTATGCCTCTGAATTTGTTCGAATTCCCAGTAGATCCATTGTCAAATAATCTGTAATTTGACCTTGTTTTTCGTTTCTGCATTTCTAGATAATTTCActtaaatttctttttaaattcgaGAAAGCACACAAGCACTCGCACGCACGCTCAGATTTTCTTTGAATTAGAAAAACCCTGCCACGTTCTTCTTATGGTGTCCGATGAGAATCATGAGAGAAATTTTTTGGAAGAATTGTTGGATATTTGGTAATGgaatgttttgattttgattaacAAACCAAAGGAATACTGGAGATATGATTTAAGAAGCAAAATTCACTGTTTGAGAAGAGAAGGAAACCCGGATCGAAGGAAGCTGATAAActgaatttttataattattaaggAGACGAAGAAGCATCAGATCAGGAAAGATGCCAGCGCAGAAGATTGAAACTGGTCACCAGGACACAGTCCATGATGTCGCCATGGATTACTATGGAAAGCGCGTGGCCACAGCTTCATCCGACAGCACCATTAAGATTACTGGTGTAAGCAACAACTCTGGTTCGCAGCATCTTGCTACACTTACAGGCCATCAAGGCCCTGTTTGGCAGGTTGCTTGGGCACACCCAAAATTTGGATCAATGCTTGCTTCCTGTTCCTATGATGGCCGAGTGATAATTTGGAAAGAAGGCAATCAAAATGAATGGGCACAGGCTCATGTTTTTAACGACCATAAATCATCTGTCAACTCTATTTGCTGGGCTCCCCATGATCTTGGCCTCTGCTTGGCTTGTGGGTCATCAGATGGGAACATTTCTGTCTTCACTGCACGATCTGATGGTGGTTGGGACTCTACAAGGATAGACCAAGCTCACCCTGTTGGAGTTACTTCGGTTTCCTGGGCTCCGTCAATGGCCCCTGGTGCTCTAGTTGGATCTGGCTCACTGGATCCTGTTCAGAAGTTGGCTTCGGGTGGTTGTGACAATACTGTGAAGGTATGGAAGCTATACAATGGAACTTGGAAGATGGATTGCTTCCCTGCTCTTCAGAAACACAGTGATTGGGTGAGGGATGTGGCTTGGGCTCCCAACTTGGGGCTTCCAAAGTCCACAATTGCAAGTGCTTCACAGGATGGGACTGTTGTTATATGGACTGTGGCAAAGGATGGGGATCAATGGGATGGGAAGATTTTGAAAGACTTCAAGACTCCAGTTTGGAGGGTCTCATGGTCGCTGACTGGAAACTTATTAGCTGTGGCTGATGGCAACAATAATGTAACTTTGTGGAAAGAAGCAGTTGATGGGGAGTGGCAACAGGTGACTACAGTCGAGCCATAGATTTCAGGTTTTGTGTGTTTGCATTTTTTGAGAGCATCGTCATGGTTTTTGGGTCTTTTCAGAAATTAGTTGTTTCTACTTTTATTACTATAGCCTTTTTGTTCAAACACTTGTTCATTGTATTGCTTAGTTTGATAAAGATTCTTACCAACTTATTTTGGGAGGGGAGGGGGGTTGATgattaattaacttttttttctGTTAAATGCATCTTGCCCTTGTTGCTGCTTCATTTTGCTATCCAAGTGCATAAAGGATTGATTCAATTTTTCATCTTGTTTGTTTTGCTATTTATCAGTACCTTTTTTGCTTAATTCCATCTCTCATGTTTGACCAGGTTTTGTAGAATTTGAGGTTAGCAATTTCTTAGAAGTCTGTCAATTTCATTATGCTTTTGATAGCTCTTTGTATTGAATTATGCTGTTGGCCACCAGTGTGGTCGTTTGCAGTGATAATTTTTAAGGCAGACAAAGTTCTGACCCACCATAAGGACTTGTTATAAAACCGATCTAGGAATAGGGGGTTGTTATTCTAAGAAAATTGGGTTTGGATTTCTTTTTTCTGCCTTTAGTTTTGTATTTTGATATCCTGTGTTTCAAAAGAGAATTTGTAATTCTGCATCCGTTGAGATGGAGATGACATCCTTAGAGAGATGGAAGACAAAGTTTAATTGAGAAGCGCTATTCATGTTCCACCTTTCTAATTCATATGTCCTTGTGTTCTTGTGCAAACGCGTACGTAAGTGTTGATAGGTGTGGTTAAGGTTCCTATTTTAGTTCCATCATGACACCTTCAAATTAGGGGCCTTGTTCCACAACACTACCCTATCACGCCCTTTTTTGTTTGCTTGATTACCCTACCTGTCATGTCCTTGACATAAAAGGTATTTGTACTGCTATGCAATAATGAATTGCTACCACCAATCAATAGAACTATGCTCTTCCTTCCTCACACACTCCCCCTCCCCTTCCCCTTCCCCCTTTTGCCCTCCTTTCTTACTGCTGGACTGCATTCCTACTTGATTTGTTATTACTTATAGATGCTCCTAACATGAAGGCGATGCAATGGCCAGTGCCTTCCTGCTTCCTAGGTATTCCTCACATCAAGCAAAGGCCTATTTTTTCTTGCACCTAGTCTCTCAAAAACTGTCAGTACTATGTTGGCTTTTTCATTTAAGCTTTGAGGTATACCATACGCTCCCCCTTTCCACAAATACTGCAACTGATTTGAGTACATTTGGATTGGTTTGTAACTTGACAGCTACAAAGAGGGCGAAATGAGTCCTTTTAGAGGATCAGAACACATCAGAGAAGCCATATATTTGCTGTAGTTTGTTACTCAATTTTTTTTCGGTCTGATTCATTTGAGCTGGGAAGCAAAGCTAGTGCTGCATCTCGCATCCCTCATTACAGCATTCCAAAAAATAACTCGGAGGGGATTCTTGTTTAAATCGTTGTTGTACCTACCTGCTGGACTCTTTATTTTTCCCCTTTTCTTCGGACACTATTCCCCAGTTCGCATCCTGCTCTTTCTCTGCCTTTTAGGCTTGTGTCAATGGCAGCGTCATTTACTCAGTTTAGGCCTGGGCGATTTACTGAACTTTCTCGCcagtttattttgttttttatgcTTGTTCATCTATCTTCAAAATTTGCATGTGGGCTTATAAGATTTGATATATCTATGAATAGATCCTACcttttatggatgattttagCAGTGATAACAGATCTAATTAGGACTGCCTTTCGTTTTGGTGGATCTTGAATAAAGGTGATTTGTATGAATTAGTCCTCAACCTCAGTAAGGAATGAAGGAAAACAATTAACTATTTTGACCTCGGTTTATTGGTGTTGTGCCatgtacatatatttatttagtcATGAGCAAAAGACACTAGCCTCTTggattttttgttttaaaaaaatttaggcTTCTTGGACTTCTCTTTAAACTTATTGAAAAGACTAGGGAgtcatttggtatcattgtcaaaaattatgtAAATGAAAatccaacaaaaaaaaatcaaaaatcggaaatattaaacactaaaaaTCAGCAACCTATTGAGTTAATATTTGTAaagttaaataaattaaaaacttaatcaAAATGTgctcctttttcatttttaaataaaataattttataaaatataattaaaattaaaaacttgagaaataatataaataaaaattattataattattttcttttattattatatattcttaaattttactttacaaaaataattttattgtacaacaacaaaaaaattaaGTCGTAAGTCTCATTAGGTGTGGTCGACAACATGAATTTTATTGTACAACAACATGaatgtacaacaaca
This Malania oleifera isolate guangnan ecotype guangnan chromosome 11, ASM2987363v1, whole genome shotgun sequence DNA region includes the following protein-coding sequences:
- the LOC131167896 gene encoding protein transport protein SEC13 homolog B, whose amino-acid sequence is MPAQKIETGHQDTVHDVAMDYYGKRVATASSDSTIKITGVSNNSGSQHLATLTGHQGPVWQVAWAHPKFGSMLASCSYDGRVIIWKEGNQNEWAQAHVFNDHKSSVNSICWAPHDLGLCLACGSSDGNISVFTARSDGGWDSTRIDQAHPVGVTSVSWAPSMAPGALVGSGSLDPVQKLASGGCDNTVKVWKLYNGTWKMDCFPALQKHSDWVRDVAWAPNLGLPKSTIASASQDGTVVIWTVAKDGDQWDGKILKDFKTPVWRVSWSLTGNLLAVADGNNNVTLWKEAVDGEWQQVTTVEP